A window of the Cryptomeria japonica unplaced genomic scaffold, Sugi_1.0 HiC_scaffold_78, whole genome shotgun sequence genome harbors these coding sequences:
- the LOC131864164 gene encoding disease resistance protein Roq1-like produces the protein MASSSSSHQQNPELKAFSGIKPAGIRRKISESSRLFDVFINHRGPDVKQTLATQLYNSLEQLGIRTFLDSKEKELGNSFPSTIETAIRSAKVHIAIFSKGYAESPWCLDELLLMLETKAKIIPIFYQVMPSDLRHIESGVYAGAFIKYEKKGRYVEKLGEWKEALQSLSFIAGEEFQSDCKNIVATVQKELERKRYLHVATHPVGLNNLVKDFEMRCLEELAQDFENQCGLKEGKHSAKVVGIFGMGGSGKTTLSKELFNRKILSYSRASFLFDVREASVRNQLHSLQLKLLKDLFQNHDLRFTSPEEGTSYLKDSFQRSPHLSFLIVVDDIDYVEQLNALAVMDILNNIGDSLVIVTTRDVGVLITAGITVGYNLRGMDRNYGRELFCWHAFGQPHPSSGYEKLVDSFVDVCGGLPLSLQVLGRHVHGRNKDYWNLELVKVRKTLPRDIKNRLRISFHALDDEEKQVFMDIACFFIGKAKSIAERLLKGSGWNAQHALATLKNKCLVEEFKLRSRKGEVTIGLRMHDHLRDLGREMALELSPPHRLWRPQDLKVLESMGFKLILAKTNIRCYHSIFDKSLGSQVTFFVGQPRTWLETSASLLWLQLEGNSGEQPCIPSWIPLQNLQRLTIKGGQLKTLWENPVQAPSQLKELQICETSLIEFPDLLGVSKDSLENRGKSSSVKTPKTGLEKLEIGGEKFVSKILISGIHYHSLKSIKLHGMENLKELNLIRVKTLNCLDIKNCAKLKRLIGTSDLTNLVLLNINQCPDLEFEDLRLMGMKCLEGITFDRNVKLKYFELGDCQNLKSIDFGCEELVELTIRGCPELVELPAFLGPRSLERIIFDGCGKLECLELNGCQMLRSVSGNFDLKALYIYDCPELEMFPSLARPSCLRQIVIDSCEKLQNILGIDDLRGLRLMRLIYWNNAVIRDRIHKLKSVPSVGMDMIGRAVDGAESSFNEYLFSDVHIDLNAIIEIGSHETFLKWSELSAVIGCFLVVIDTSISEEGINKLLPLYGPKARQGEWIITMVACDISRYYYLRAIEGILRRYGILKKGFGIEVKKGEEYKIVGVLQIIVDRLYYL, from the exons ATGGCTTCTTCGTCGTCATCTCACCAGCAAAATCCGGAATTAAAAGCTTTCTCTGGAATAAAACCTGCCGGCATAAGAAGGAAGATTTCTGAATCTTCAAGACTGTTCGACGTGTTCATCAACCATAGAGGCCCTGATGTCAAACAAACTTTGGCTACTCAACTTTACAACTCCCTTGAGCAGCTGGGAATACGGACGTTCCTTGATTCCAAAGAGAAAGAACTAGGAAATTCGTTTCCTTCTACTATTGAGACAGCCATCCGCTCTGCAAAGGTACACATAGCTATTTTTTCCAAAGGATATGCAGAGTCACCTTGGTGTTTGGATGAGCTGCTTCTCATGTTAGAAACTAAGGCCAAAATTATCCCTATATTTTATCAAGTGATGCCTTCTGATCTCCGCCACATAGAAAGTGGAGTATATGCTGGTGCATTCATTAAATATGAAAAAAAGGGCAGATATGTTGAGAAGCTTGGTGAGTGGAAGGAAGCTCTTCAGTCTCTTTCATTTATAGCTGgagaagaatttcaaag TGACTGCAAAAACATAGTTGCAACAGTGCAAAAGGAATTAGAAAGGAAAAGATATTTACACGTCGCCACACATCCAGTGGGGCTTAATAATCTTGTGAAAGATTTTGAGATGCGATGCCTTGAAGAACTTGCACAAGATTTTGAAAACCAATGCGGGTTGAAAGAAGGGAAGCATAGCGCCAAGGTAGTTGGCATTTTCGGCATGGGTGGATCGGGGAAAACAACTCTCTCTAAAGAGTTGTTTAATCGAAAGATTTTGAGTTACTCTAGAGCAAGTTTTTTGTTTGATGTGCGAGAAGCATCTGTGAGAAACCAGTTACATTCTTTGCAACTTAAGCTTCTGAAAGATCTCTTTCAGAATCATGATCTCAGATTTACGAGTCCAGAGGAAGGAACAAGCTATCTCAAAGATAGTTTTCAAAGGAGCCCTCATTTAAGCTTCCTAATTGTTGTAGATGATATCGACTATGTGGAACAGTTAAATGCTCTAGCGGTCATGGATATCCTAAATAATATTGGTGATAGTCTTGTTATTGTCACAACCCGTGACGTTGGGGTGCTTATAACTGCAGGGATTACCGTCGGTTATAATTTAAGAGGAATGGATAGAAATTATGGTAGAGAACTCTTTTGCTGGCATGCCTTTGGCCAACCCCATCCATCTAGCGGGTATGAGAAGCTGGTTGACTCCTTTGTTGATGTTTGTGGAGGGTTGCCTCTGTCCCTTCAGGTACTGGGCAGGCATGTTCATGGTAGAAATAAGGATTATTGGAATTTGGAATTAGTTAAAGTTAGAAAAACTCTTCCTCGAGATATAAAGAACAGACTGAGAATAAGTTTCCATGCATTGGATGATGAAGAAAAACAGGTTTTTATGGATATTGCTTGCTTTTTTATAGGCAAAGCTAAGAGTATAGCTGAAAGGTTATTGAAGGGATCAGGATGGAACGCTCAGCATGCACTAGCAACACTAAAAAATAAGTGCCTTGTAGAAGAATTCAAACTTAGGAGTCGGAAAGGAGAAGTGACGATTGGATTGAGAATGCATGACCACCTGAGGGACTTGGGAAGAGAAATGGCACTTGAGCTCAGCCCTCCTCATCGCCTGTGGCGTCCTCAAGATCTGAAAGTTTTG GAATCAATGGGTTTCAAATTAATACTCGCCAAAACCAACATCAGGTGTTACCATTCCATTTTCGACAAGTCTTTGGGTTCTCAAGTTACGTTCTTTGTAGGCCAACCACGTACTTGGCTTGAGACATCAGCTTCCTTACTATGGCTCCAGCTAGAGGGCAATTCCGGAGAACAACCATGCATCCCTTCTTGGATTCCTCTTCAAAATTTGCAGCGTTTGACAATCAAAGGCGGGCAACTCAAGACGTTGTGGGAGAATCCCGTACAG GCACCCTCTCAGTTGAAGGAGCTGCAAATTTGTGAAACCTCTTTGATAGAGTTTCCAGATTTATTGGGAGTATCAAAAGATAGTTTAGAAAATAGAGGAAAGTCCAGTAGTGTCAAGACCCCGAAGACTGGCCTTGAGAAACTAGAGATCGGTGGTGAAAAATTTGTATCTAAGATATTAATCAGTGGAATCCACTATCACAGCCTTAAGTCAATCAAACTTCATGGAATGGAAAATCTTAAGGAATTGAATTTAATAAGGGTAAAAACATTAAATTGTCTTGATATTAAAAATTGTGCAAAACTCAAAAGATTGATAGgaacatccgatcttacaaatctTGTGCTATTAAACATTAATCAATGTCCAGACCTTGAGTTTGAGGACTTGCGTCTCATGGGTATGAAGTGTCTGGAGGGGATAACATTTGATAGAAATGTAAAGCTAAAATATTTTGAGTTGGGGGATTGTCAAAATTTGAAATCAATAGATTTTGGTTGTGAAGAGCTTGTAGAATTAACCATTCGGGGTTGTCCAGAGCTTGTGGAGTTGCCAGCTTTTTTAGGTCCTCGTTCCCTCGAGAGGATTATATTTGATGGATGTGGGAAACTTGAATGTCTTGAATTGAATGGATGTCAAATGTTGAGAAGTGTCTCAGGTAACTTCGACCTTAAAGCATTGTACATTTATGATTGTCCTGAGCTTGAGATGTTTCCAAGTCTTGCAAGACCGAGCTGCTTGCGGCAAATTGTGATCGACTCTTGTGAGAAGCTGCAGAACATATTGGGGATTGACGACTTGCGCGGATTAAGATTGATGAGACTTATTTATTGGAACAATGCAGTAATACGAGATCGCATTCATAAGTTGAAG AGTGTGCCATCAGTGGGAATGGATATGATAGGAAGAGCAGTGGATGGAGCGGAGTCAAGTTTCAATGAATATCTGTTTTCTGACGTTCATATTGACCTCAATGCGATCATTGAAATTGGCAGCCACGAAACTTTTCTCAAGTGGTCAGAATTGAGTGCGGTTATCGGATGCTTTCTGGTTGTGATTGATACCTCTATTTCAGAAGAGGGTATAAATAAATTACTTCCACTCTATGGCCCTAAGGCGCGTCAAGGAGAATGGATAATTACAATGGTGGCATGTGATATTTCGAGATACTATTATCTTCGGGCTATTGAAGGTATTTTGAGGAGGTATGGAATACTGAAGAAGGGGTTTGGGATAGAGGTGAAGAAAGGTGAAGAGTATAAAATTGTGGGTGTGTTACAAATCATTGTTGATAGGTTATATTATTTATGA